Proteins encoded in a region of the Paramagnetospirillum magneticum AMB-1 genome:
- the arfB gene encoding alternative ribosome rescue aminoacyl-tRNA hydrolase ArfB, translated as MIQVTHRIQIDEKEIEESFVRSSGPGGQNVNKVETAVQLRFDARRSPSLPDDVSVRLQKLAGSRLTQDGIIVIIAQTYRSQERNRAEALDRLVAMIREAAKPPPPKRRPTKPTKGSTERRLESKGKRSETKRLRSERPE; from the coding sequence ATGATCCAGGTCACCCACCGCATCCAAATCGACGAGAAGGAAATCGAGGAGAGCTTCGTCCGCTCTTCCGGTCCAGGTGGCCAGAACGTCAATAAGGTCGAGACTGCGGTCCAGTTGCGCTTCGATGCGCGGCGTTCGCCCTCGCTGCCCGACGATGTCAGCGTGCGCCTGCAAAAGCTGGCGGGCAGCCGTCTGACCCAGGACGGAATCATCGTGATTATCGCCCAGACCTACCGCAGCCAGGAGCGCAACCGCGCCGAGGCGCTGGACCGGTTGGTGGCGATGATCCGCGAGGCCGCCAAGCCGCCTCCTCCCAAGCGCCGCCCGACCAAGCCGACCAAGGGCTCGACGGAGCGGCGTCTTGAATCCAAGGGCAAGCGGTCCGAGACCAAGCGGCTGCGATCGGAGCGGCCGGAATAG
- a CDS encoding ATPase inhibitor subunit zeta: MAILDTFYAKGATSQAAHRSRDEAAFWIRARRNRLLAGWACDLTDEDSQNYLHLLLDADFARVSTSATEGFLMLKIRNDLMGFGIFLSSAELQDVCRRFEQQALLEQEAELRR, from the coding sequence GTGGCCATTCTTGACACCTTCTACGCCAAGGGGGCCACCAGCCAGGCGGCCCACCGGAGCCGGGATGAAGCCGCGTTCTGGATCAGAGCGAGGCGGAACCGTCTGCTGGCGGGCTGGGCCTGCGACCTGACTGACGAAGACAGCCAGAATTATCTCCACCTCTTGCTTGATGCCGATTTCGCCCGGGTTTCGACCTCGGCGACCGAAGGGTTCCTGATGCTGAAGATCCGCAATGACCTGATGGGGTTCGGAATCTTTCTGTCCTCGGCCGAACTGCAGGATGTCTGCCGGCGGTTCGAGCAGCAGGCTCTTCTGGAGCAGGAAGCCGAATTGCGCCGGTGA
- a CDS encoding sulfate ABC transporter substrate-binding protein: MIGIHEDEARRLALAALFAVVLALGMAALMPGAQAAESRTLLNVSYDPTRELYQALNESFARQWKAKSGEDLKINQSHGGSGKQARSVIDGLEADVVTLALAYDIDAIADKAKLLDAGWQKRLAYNSSPYTSTIVFLVRKGNPKQVKDWGDLVKPGVSVITPNPKTSGGARWNYLAAWGYALDRNNGDAAKAEAFVAALFKNVPVLDSGARGSTVTFAQRGLGDVLLAWENEAHLALKEFGSGFEIVTPSLSILAEPPVAVVDKVVDKRGTRAVAQAYLDFLYTPEAQEIIARNFYRPRDPDVVKTTQGIFAPVKLFTIDDVFGGWTKAQTAHFADGGVFDRITAKK; the protein is encoded by the coding sequence ATGATTGGAATTCATGAGGATGAGGCGCGGCGCCTGGCTCTGGCGGCACTGTTCGCGGTGGTTCTGGCCCTGGGGATGGCCGCGCTGATGCCCGGAGCCCAGGCGGCCGAGAGCCGGACCCTGCTCAACGTGTCCTATGATCCCACCCGCGAGCTGTATCAGGCGCTGAACGAATCCTTCGCGCGCCAGTGGAAGGCCAAGAGCGGCGAAGACCTGAAGATCAACCAGTCCCACGGCGGTTCGGGCAAGCAGGCCCGGTCGGTGATCGATGGGCTGGAGGCCGATGTGGTGACCCTGGCGCTGGCCTATGACATCGACGCCATCGCCGACAAGGCCAAGCTGCTGGATGCCGGCTGGCAGAAGCGGCTGGCCTATAATTCCTCGCCCTACACCTCGACCATCGTGTTCCTGGTCAGGAAGGGCAATCCCAAGCAGGTCAAGGATTGGGGCGATCTGGTCAAGCCGGGCGTTTCGGTGATCACCCCCAATCCTAAGACCTCGGGCGGGGCACGCTGGAACTATCTGGCCGCCTGGGGCTATGCGCTCGATCGCAACAACGGCGATGCCGCCAAGGCCGAGGCCTTTGTCGCCGCCCTGTTCAAGAATGTTCCGGTCCTGGATTCCGGGGCGCGAGGCTCCACCGTCACCTTCGCCCAGCGCGGCTTGGGCGACGTGCTGCTGGCCTGGGAGAACGAGGCTCATCTGGCGCTCAAGGAATTTGGCTCGGGCTTCGAGATCGTCACCCCGTCCCTGTCCATCCTGGCCGAGCCGCCGGTGGCGGTGGTCGACAAGGTGGTGGACAAGCGCGGCACCCGTGCCGTGGCCCAGGCCTATCTCGACTTCCTCTACACCCCCGAGGCCCAGGAGATCATCGCACGGAACTTCTACCGTCCCCGCGATCCGGACGTGGTGAAGACGACCCAGGGCATCTTCGCGCCGGTCAAGCTGTTCACCATCGACGACGTGTTCGGCGGCTGGACCAAGGCCCAGACGGCGCACTTCGCCGATGGCGGCGTGTTCGACCGCATCACGGCGAAGAAGTAG
- the cysT gene encoding sulfate ABC transporter permease subunit CysT → MGAVAAFALSLPRRVPSVIPGFGPTMGLTLAYLSLIVLLPLAALVIKAAGTTWSQWGAIVTDARVLSALGLSFGAALVAALINAVFGLLVAWVLVRYPFPGRRLVDAVVDLPFALPTAVAGIALTALYAPNGWIGSVLEPLGVKVAFTPLGVVVAMVFIGLPFVVRTVEPVLHDVDLELEEAAASLGADRLQTFLKVILPSILPSLLTGFSLSLASAVGEYGSVIFIAGNLPGVSEIAPLLIVTKLEQYDYVGATAIATLMLAISFTLLLVVNLLQKWRRGRMGG, encoded by the coding sequence GTGGGCGCGGTGGCCGCCTTCGCTCTGTCCCTGCCGCGACGGGTGCCCAGCGTCATTCCGGGGTTCGGCCCGACCATGGGCCTGACCCTGGCCTACTTGTCGCTGATCGTCCTGCTGCCGCTGGCGGCGCTGGTCATCAAGGCGGCGGGCACCACCTGGTCGCAGTGGGGGGCGATCGTCACGGATGCCCGGGTGCTGTCAGCGCTGGGCCTGTCGTTCGGAGCCGCACTGGTGGCGGCCCTGATCAATGCCGTCTTTGGCCTGCTGGTGGCCTGGGTGCTGGTGCGCTATCCCTTTCCCGGCCGCAGGCTGGTGGACGCCGTCGTCGACCTGCCCTTCGCCCTGCCCACCGCCGTGGCCGGCATCGCGCTCACCGCTCTTTACGCCCCCAACGGCTGGATCGGCTCGGTGTTGGAGCCCCTGGGCGTCAAGGTGGCCTTCACCCCCCTGGGCGTGGTGGTGGCCATGGTGTTCATCGGCCTGCCCTTCGTGGTGCGCACGGTGGAGCCGGTGCTGCACGACGTGGATCTGGAGCTGGAGGAGGCCGCCGCCTCCTTGGGGGCGGACCGGCTGCAGACCTTCCTGAAGGTGATCCTGCCCTCCATCCTGCCGTCGCTGCTGACCGGGTTTTCACTGTCCCTGGCCAGTGCGGTGGGCGAATACGGCTCGGTGATCTTCATCGCCGGCAACCTGCCGGGCGTCTCGGAGATCGCGCCGCTGCTGATCGTCACCAAGCTGGAACAGTACGACTACGTGGGCGCCACCGCCATCGCCACCCTGATGCTGGCGATTTCCTTCACCCTGCTGCTGGTGGTCAACCTGCTGCAAAAGTGGCGCCGCGGGCGCATGGGGGGCTGA
- the cysW gene encoding sulfate ABC transporter permease subunit CysW — protein sequence MSEHATREPAVVRWSLTLVALAFLALFLVAPLAAVLVEAFAKGWGAYVRALSTDDTWSSIRLTLIVAAIAVPLNIAFGLAASWAIAKFDFGGKSLLISLIELPFSVSPVISGLIYVLLFGLQGLLGPWLSEHDFKVIFAVPGIVLATVFVTFPFVARELIPLMEEQGREEEEAALTLGASGLATFWRVTLPNVRWGLLYGVLLCNARAMGEFGAVSVVSGHIRGLTNTMPLHVEILYNEYDFVGAFAVASLLAILALVTLAAKAVLEWWHRDELAATGH from the coding sequence ATGAGCGAGCACGCCACGCGCGAACCGGCGGTGGTGCGGTGGAGTCTGACCCTGGTGGCCCTGGCCTTCCTGGCGCTGTTCCTGGTCGCCCCCCTGGCCGCGGTGCTGGTCGAGGCCTTCGCCAAGGGCTGGGGCGCCTATGTGCGGGCGCTCTCCACCGACGATACCTGGTCGTCCATTCGCCTGACGCTGATCGTCGCCGCCATCGCGGTGCCGCTGAACATCGCCTTTGGGCTGGCGGCAAGCTGGGCCATCGCCAAGTTCGATTTCGGCGGCAAGAGTCTGCTGATCTCGCTGATCGAATTGCCGTTCTCGGTGTCGCCGGTGATCTCCGGGCTGATCTACGTCCTGCTGTTCGGCTTGCAGGGCCTGCTGGGGCCTTGGCTGTCCGAGCACGATTTCAAGGTCATCTTCGCCGTTCCCGGTATCGTTCTGGCCACGGTGTTCGTCACCTTTCCCTTCGTGGCGCGTGAGCTGATCCCGCTGATGGAGGAGCAGGGACGTGAGGAGGAGGAGGCGGCCCTGACGCTGGGCGCCTCCGGCCTTGCCACGTTCTGGCGGGTGACGCTGCCCAATGTCCGCTGGGGGCTGCTGTACGGCGTGCTGCTGTGCAACGCGAGGGCCATGGGCGAGTTCGGCGCCGTCTCCGTGGTCTCCGGCCATATCCGGGGGCTGACCAACACCATGCCGCTGCACGTGGAGATCCTTTACAATGAATACGATTTCGTCGGCGCTTTCGCGGTCGCCTCTCTCCTTGCCATTCTGGCCCTTGTCACGCTGGCCGCTAAAGCGGTACTCGAATGGTGGCACCGCGACGAACTCGCCGCCACCGGACATTGA
- a CDS encoding cache domain-containing protein, with translation MRRRFLLLLPLALGFAAAAQAAERPTREQIQALTLKAAALVAAEGMEKAREAFHRQGEFRFGEIYVNVIDGNGTWLIYPPNPRNEGKSVLNARDSNGKLLVQEIIQTARDKGEGWVEYHWLNPASNRIEPKITYVKNVPEKGAITYIGLYK, from the coding sequence ATGCGCCGCCGTTTTCTGCTTCTTCTGCCGCTCGCCCTGGGATTCGCCGCCGCCGCCCAGGCCGCCGAACGCCCCACCCGGGAGCAGATTCAGGCTCTGACCCTGAAGGCTGCCGCCCTGGTGGCCGCAGAGGGCATGGAAAAGGCGCGCGAAGCCTTTCATCGCCAGGGCGAGTTCCGCTTCGGCGAGATTTACGTCAACGTCATCGACGGCAACGGCACCTGGCTGATCTATCCCCCCAACCCCAGGAACGAGGGCAAATCGGTCCTCAACGCCAGAGACAGCAACGGCAAGCTGCTGGTCCAGGAGATCATCCAGACGGCCAGGGACAAGGGCGAAGGCTGGGTGGAATATCACTGGCTCAATCCGGCCAGCAACCGCATCGAGCCCAAGATCACCTATGTGAAGAACGTCCCCGAAAAGGGCGCCATCACCTATATCGGGCTGTACAAGTAG
- a CDS encoding response regulator: protein MKNALVVDDNDVNRILATRLLSKAGWTVSDVDCGEAALDFLGANTVSLILLDVSMPTMSGQEVCKRIRAGKLGGDGVKIAAYTAHAMPEEVQEFLDCGFDTVLLKPMSRDRLTATLSELGFA from the coding sequence ATGAAGAACGCCCTGGTCGTCGACGACAACGACGTCAACCGTATCCTGGCCACCCGCCTGCTCAGCAAGGCCGGCTGGACCGTTTCGGATGTGGATTGCGGCGAGGCGGCGCTGGATTTCCTCGGCGCCAACACGGTGTCGCTGATCCTGTTGGACGTCAGCATGCCGACCATGAGCGGCCAGGAGGTCTGCAAGCGCATCCGGGCCGGCAAGCTGGGGGGAGACGGCGTCAAGATCGCCGCCTACACCGCCCACGCCATGCCCGAGGAAGTCCAGGAGTTCCTGGACTGCGGCTTCGACACCGTGCTGCTCAAGCCCATGTCGCGCGATCGCCTGACCGCCACCCTGAGTGAATTGGGATTTGCCTGA
- a CDS encoding sensor histidine kinase, whose translation MPRLTQFGIRAKLILIFVLIKVIPLLVLAAFAWRGQAWLAERVSENVTGMTRAMRETTEQVVTSTTNSAIKALDDAARESLERLTTDTARDVAAFLYDRDGDIRSAALIEPGEEVYRRFLQGRTRPIERHYPWVLTPDGSKWVPGPEAVPHYDAPPVQSSIEENRRNFNYRPVTEGGLKVERPLFLEMTFIGLDGREKVKVTTSDLVSRDLKDVSRRENTFVKAETYFNDLKALGPDRIHVSDVIGAYVRSPVIGPFTPKAAAAKGIEFAPEKAAFAGTENPVGTRFRGLVRWAMPVVRGGKTMGWVTLALDHDHLMEFTDHILPTGDRYSPIADAASGNYAFIWDYKGRSVVHPRHYFITGYDPETGDPAVPWLDTGLYAQWKDSGKPIAEFLRTAPTFLEQSLKKKGAPELVRQGLLGLDCRYLNHAPQCTGWMDLTSQGGSGSFEILWSGLWKLTTAATIPYYTGPYGRSPRGFGFVTIGANVDDFHAAAAKEKEHTDQILALRDRDLQAKYDTVMALIAAQVESLARELSISTLIMIALVVGIAVWMASFLTRRITAVVGGIHRFSEQETEYRLPVQGNDEMASLAISFNQMADRVAESFVRLDEARKRAEEASRMKSEFLANMSHELRTPLNGIIGFSELIRDEAADDETRENADIIEKSSRHLLELVNSILDIAKIEAGAMTLSIQEVKLAPLVAEAAAVHQSAAQGKGITLSSRVAGDCPATIQADPLRLRQILHNLLSNAVKFTETGEVALSVDLQPDHLVFKVSDTGAGIPEAMLHAIFEKFRQVDSFLTRSHSGTGLGLTLARHLVELMGGVIGVESTVGKGTTFHFTLPLHQTETPS comes from the coding sequence ATGCCCCGTCTCACCCAATTCGGCATCCGCGCCAAGCTCATCCTCATCTTCGTCCTGATCAAGGTGATCCCGCTGCTGGTCCTGGCCGCCTTCGCCTGGCGCGGTCAGGCCTGGCTGGCCGAGCGGGTCTCCGAGAACGTCACCGGCATGACCCGGGCCATGCGCGAGACCACCGAGCAGGTGGTGACCAGCACCACCAATTCGGCCATCAAGGCATTGGACGACGCCGCCAGGGAAAGCCTGGAGCGGCTGACCACCGACACCGCCCGCGACGTTGCCGCCTTTCTTTACGACCGGGACGGGGACATCCGTTCGGCGGCACTGATCGAGCCGGGCGAGGAGGTCTATCGCCGCTTCCTGCAGGGCCGCACCCGCCCCATCGAGCGCCATTACCCCTGGGTCCTGACCCCCGACGGCAGCAAATGGGTCCCCGGCCCGGAAGCCGTTCCCCATTACGATGCGCCGCCGGTCCAATCCTCCATCGAGGAAAACCGCCGCAATTTCAACTATCGCCCTGTCACCGAGGGCGGCCTCAAGGTCGAGCGTCCGCTGTTTCTGGAGATGACGTTCATCGGCCTCGACGGCCGGGAGAAGGTCAAGGTCACCACCTCCGATCTGGTCAGCCGAGATCTCAAGGACGTGTCGCGGCGCGAAAACACCTTCGTCAAGGCCGAGACCTATTTCAACGATCTCAAGGCCCTGGGACCCGACAGAATCCATGTGTCCGACGTGATCGGCGCCTATGTGCGCTCGCCGGTCATCGGGCCGTTCACGCCCAAGGCCGCCGCCGCCAAGGGCATCGAGTTCGCCCCGGAAAAGGCCGCCTTCGCCGGAACCGAAAACCCGGTGGGCACCCGCTTTCGCGGATTGGTGCGCTGGGCCATGCCGGTGGTGCGCGGCGGCAAGACCATGGGCTGGGTGACCCTGGCGCTTGACCATGACCACCTGATGGAGTTCACCGACCACATCCTGCCCACCGGAGACCGCTATTCGCCCATCGCCGACGCGGCATCGGGCAATTACGCCTTCATCTGGGACTACAAGGGCCGCTCGGTGGTCCATCCCCGCCACTATTTCATCACCGGCTACGATCCCGAAACCGGCGATCCGGCCGTGCCCTGGCTGGATACCGGCCTTTACGCCCAGTGGAAGGACAGCGGCAAGCCCATCGCCGAATTCCTCAGGACCGCTCCCACCTTCCTGGAACAATCCCTGAAGAAGAAGGGCGCGCCGGAACTGGTCCGCCAAGGCCTGCTGGGCCTGGACTGCCGCTATCTCAACCACGCGCCGCAATGCACCGGCTGGATGGATCTCACCAGCCAGGGCGGCTCGGGCTCGTTCGAGATCTTGTGGAGCGGCCTGTGGAAGCTGACCACGGCGGCCACCATCCCCTATTACACCGGCCCCTACGGCCGGTCGCCGCGCGGCTTCGGCTTCGTCACCATCGGCGCCAACGTCGACGACTTCCACGCCGCCGCCGCCAAGGAGAAGGAGCACACCGACCAGATCCTGGCGCTGCGCGACCGCGACCTGCAGGCCAAGTACGACACGGTCATGGCCCTGATCGCCGCCCAGGTGGAAAGCCTGGCGCGGGAATTGTCCATCTCGACCCTGATCATGATCGCCCTGGTGGTCGGTATCGCCGTGTGGATGGCCTCGTTCCTGACCCGGCGCATCACCGCCGTGGTGGGCGGCATCCACCGCTTCAGCGAGCAGGAGACCGAATATCGCCTGCCGGTCCAGGGCAATGACGAGATGGCCAGCTTGGCCATCTCCTTCAACCAGATGGCCGACCGCGTCGCCGAGTCCTTCGTCCGCCTGGACGAGGCCCGCAAGAGGGCCGAGGAAGCCAGCCGCATGAAGAGCGAGTTCCTGGCCAATATGAGCCACGAGCTGCGCACGCCGCTGAACGGCATCATCGGCTTCTCCGAGCTGATCCGCGACGAGGCCGCCGACGATGAAACCCGCGAAAACGCCGACATCATCGAAAAGAGCAGCCGCCACCTGCTGGAACTGGTCAATTCCATCCTCGACATCGCCAAGATCGAGGCCGGCGCCATGACCCTGTCCATCCAGGAGGTTAAACTGGCCCCCCTGGTGGCCGAGGCGGCCGCCGTCCACCAATCGGCGGCCCAGGGCAAGGGAATCACCCTGTCGAGCCGGGTGGCCGGGGACTGTCCCGCCACCATCCAGGCCGATCCCCTGCGGCTGCGCCAGATCCTCCACAACCTGCTGTCCAACGCCGTCAAGTTCACGGAAACAGGCGAAGTGGCCCTCAGCGTCGACCTGCAGCCCGACCATCTGGTCTTCAAGGTTTCCGATACCGGGGCCGGCATCCCCGAGGCGATGCTGCACGCCATCTTCGAGAAATTCCGGCAGGTTGATTCCTTCCTCACCCGCTCCCATAGTGGAACCGGCCTGGGCCTGACCCTGGCCCGCCATCTTGTCGAACTGATGGGCGGCGTCATCGGCGTCGAATCCACGGTGGGCAAGGGAACAACCTTCCACTTCACCCTTCCCCTTCACCAGACCGAGACTCCGTCATGA
- the paaX gene encoding phenylacetic acid degradation operon negative regulatory protein PaaX → MNRRVGEIVGQVLARLRPKAKSLIITVYGDAISHHGGSAWLGSVINLVEPLGLNERIVRTSVFRLSKEAWLSSMQIGRRSYYRLTEMGRRRFEAAHNRIYHFNGKPWDGRWTLAVTNIEGMDAERRDSLRRDLGWLGFGQLASGVLVHPDRSAVRQALAEAGVQDRAVMMVASAEDWVTPEALRDLIHTCWDLDRLAGDYNEFLDTFRPLWQALSGAGELDPQMCFVVRTLLMHGYRRALLRDPMLPDELLPAHWPGTSARVLCRNLYRLVQTAAETHVMGMLETAEGPVPEAHPAYYTRFGGLQSAD, encoded by the coding sequence ATGAACCGACGGGTCGGTGAAATCGTAGGGCAGGTTCTGGCGCGTCTTCGTCCCAAGGCGAAGTCGCTGATCATTACCGTCTATGGCGACGCCATCTCCCATCACGGCGGCAGCGCCTGGCTGGGCAGCGTCATCAATCTGGTCGAGCCTTTGGGCCTGAACGAGCGCATCGTGCGCACCTCGGTGTTCCGCCTGTCCAAGGAAGCCTGGCTGTCCTCCATGCAGATCGGCCGGCGCAGCTATTACCGCCTGACCGAAATGGGGCGTCGCCGCTTCGAGGCCGCCCATAACCGCATCTACCACTTCAACGGCAAGCCGTGGGACGGGCGCTGGACCCTGGCGGTGACCAATATCGAGGGCATGGATGCCGAGCGCCGCGATTCCCTGCGCCGTGATCTGGGCTGGCTGGGGTTCGGCCAGCTGGCCAGCGGCGTCCTGGTCCACCCCGACCGCAGCGCGGTGCGTCAGGCCCTGGCCGAGGCCGGAGTCCAGGACCGCGCCGTGATGATGGTCGCCAGTGCCGAGGATTGGGTGACCCCCGAAGCCCTGCGCGACCTGATTCACACCTGCTGGGATCTGGACCGGCTGGCCGGTGATTACAACGAGTTCCTCGACACCTTCCGGCCCCTGTGGCAGGCCCTGTCGGGGGCGGGCGAGCTGGACCCCCAGATGTGCTTCGTGGTCCGCACCCTCTTGATGCACGGCTATCGCCGGGCCTTGCTGCGCGACCCCATGCTGCCCGATGAGTTGCTGCCCGCCCACTGGCCGGGGACCTCAGCCCGGGTGCTGTGCCGCAACCTCTACCGTCTGGTCCAGACGGCGGCCGAGACCCATGTCATGGGCATGCTGGAAACCGCCGAAGGCCCGGTGCCGGAGGCCCATCCCGCCTATTACACCCGCTTCGGCGGGCTGCAATCGGCCGACTGA
- a CDS encoding molybdopterin-dependent oxidoreductase yields the protein MSVETKSVPTYCYNCVAGPDLMCVTVKDGVAVAVTPNHAGMGIHPADGRPCVKAYGLVQKTYNPHRVLTPMKRTNPRKGRDEDPGFVPISWDEALDLVAGKLRSVREMGLLNEQGMPRLAATFGHGGTPANYMGTFPAFLAAWGPIDFSFGSGQGVKCVHSEHLYGEYWHRAFTVAADTPNANFIVSFGTNVEVSGGPCGVRRHADARIRGIKRVQVEPHLSPTGACSAQWVPIRPKTDPAFMFAMLHVMLHEAPRSALDLDFLRDRTASPYLVDDEGWYLRDEATGKPLMWDGITGQPVPHDHPGAVPALEGSFTVPAAVAKLPDGEMVRRENATARTAFTLLVDGMRGYTPDWAETICDVPAKVVRQVALEYLDNACVGQTTEVDGKVLPHRPVAVTLGKTVNNGWGAYECCWARTVLATLVGALEVPGGTLGTTVRLNRPYENRLKSVKPGEDGFMNAQMNSTKKGGWAEKPKGRNAHTTLIPIVGDSSWAQALGPTHLAWMFLKDSPAEWAPPEPPDVWIAYRTNPAISFWDTAQLSGNMAKMPFVVCFAYTMDETNHMADILLPEATDLESTQLIRAGGSKFVEQHWQHQGFVLRQPAVAPQGESRDFTWITTELSRRVGLLESYNRGLNKGFALVPLKGEGFDFTLPEDQVHDVDTIWDAVCKAATAGATKGQEVRGLDWMKENGFFMQPFAREDWYLHATMVEQGLRYELPYQERLMRVGEELRRRLHEAGIQWWDEQLEEYQGIPHWHDVPGRWVKAVERAGAKAEDFPFWGITTKTMPYTTGNNAGIPLMNEVAGNLRGHGSVIINASSAAKLDIKDGDWVEVSSVVGHTRGRAALVQGCRPDTVVIPGQFQHWKTPYAKDLNFPSLNTITQMSLELTDATGSGADVVRVALRRVDGPGEPA from the coding sequence ATGTCCGTCGAGACCAAATCCGTCCCGACCTACTGCTACAATTGCGTCGCCGGTCCCGACCTGATGTGTGTCACGGTCAAGGATGGCGTGGCGGTGGCGGTAACGCCCAACCATGCCGGCATGGGCATTCACCCCGCCGATGGGCGTCCCTGCGTCAAGGCGTATGGTCTGGTGCAGAAGACCTACAATCCTCACCGGGTGCTCACCCCCATGAAGCGCACCAACCCCAGGAAGGGGCGTGACGAGGACCCGGGCTTCGTGCCCATCTCCTGGGACGAGGCGCTGGATCTGGTCGCCGGCAAGCTGCGATCGGTGCGCGAGATGGGGCTGCTCAACGAGCAGGGCATGCCGCGTCTGGCCGCCACCTTCGGTCATGGCGGCACGCCGGCCAATTACATGGGAACCTTTCCCGCCTTCCTGGCCGCCTGGGGACCCATCGATTTCAGCTTCGGTTCGGGCCAGGGCGTCAAATGCGTCCACTCCGAGCATCTGTACGGCGAATACTGGCACCGCGCCTTCACGGTGGCGGCCGATACGCCCAATGCCAATTTCATCGTGTCGTTCGGCACCAATGTGGAAGTCTCGGGCGGCCCCTGCGGTGTGCGCCGCCATGCCGACGCCCGGATTCGCGGCATCAAGCGGGTGCAGGTGGAGCCCCATCTGTCGCCCACCGGCGCCTGCTCGGCACAATGGGTGCCCATCCGCCCCAAGACCGACCCGGCCTTCATGTTCGCCATGCTGCACGTCATGCTGCACGAAGCGCCGAGGAGTGCGCTGGATCTTGACTTCCTGCGCGATCGCACCGCGTCGCCCTATCTGGTGGACGACGAGGGCTGGTATCTGCGCGACGAGGCGACGGGCAAGCCGCTGATGTGGGACGGCATCACCGGCCAGCCGGTCCCCCACGACCATCCGGGCGCGGTTCCCGCCCTGGAGGGGAGCTTCACCGTTCCCGCCGCCGTGGCCAAGCTGCCCGACGGCGAGATGGTCCGGCGCGAGAACGCAACCGCCCGGACGGCCTTCACGCTGCTGGTGGACGGCATGCGCGGCTATACCCCTGACTGGGCCGAGACCATCTGCGACGTGCCGGCCAAGGTGGTGCGGCAGGTGGCTCTGGAATATCTCGACAATGCCTGTGTCGGCCAGACCACCGAGGTGGACGGCAAGGTGCTGCCCCATCGTCCGGTGGCGGTGACCCTGGGCAAGACGGTCAACAACGGCTGGGGCGCCTATGAGTGCTGCTGGGCGCGCACCGTGCTGGCCACCCTGGTGGGGGCTCTCGAGGTGCCGGGCGGCACGCTGGGCACCACGGTGCGCCTCAACCGGCCCTACGAGAACCGGCTGAAGAGCGTGAAGCCCGGCGAGGACGGCTTCATGAACGCCCAGATGAACTCGACGAAGAAAGGCGGCTGGGCGGAAAAGCCCAAGGGCCGCAACGCCCACACCACGCTGATCCCCATCGTCGGCGATTCCAGTTGGGCCCAGGCCCTGGGGCCGACCCACCTGGCCTGGATGTTCCTGAAGGACTCGCCCGCTGAATGGGCGCCGCCCGAACCGCCCGACGTGTGGATCGCCTATCGCACCAATCCGGCCATCTCGTTCTGGGACACCGCCCAGCTTTCCGGGAACATGGCCAAGATGCCCTTCGTGGTGTGCTTCGCCTACACCATGGACGAAACCAACCATATGGCCGACATCCTGCTGCCCGAGGCCACCGACCTGGAGAGCACCCAACTGATCCGGGCGGGCGGCTCGAAATTCGTGGAGCAGCACTGGCAGCACCAGGGCTTCGTGCTGCGCCAGCCGGCGGTGGCGCCCCAGGGCGAGTCCCGCGACTTCACCTGGATCACCACCGAACTGTCGCGCCGGGTCGGCCTGCTGGAAAGCTACAACCGGGGGCTTAACAAGGGCTTCGCCCTGGTGCCCCTGAAGGGCGAGGGCTTCGACTTCACCTTGCCCGAGGATCAGGTCCACGACGTGGACACCATCTGGGACGCGGTATGCAAGGCGGCCACCGCCGGGGCCACCAAAGGCCAGGAGGTGCGCGGCCTGGACTGGATGAAGGAGAACGGCTTCTTCATGCAGCCCTTCGCCCGCGAGGACTGGTACCTGCACGCCACCATGGTCGAGCAGGGGCTGCGCTACGAACTGCCCTATCAGGAGCGCCTGATGCGGGTCGGCGAGGAACTGCGCCGCCGCCTGCACGAGGCCGGAATCCAATGGTGGGACGAGCAGTTGGAGGAATACCAGGGAATCCCCCACTGGCACGACGTCCCCGGCCGCTGGGTCAAGGCGGTGGAGCGGGCAGGGGCCAAGGCGGAGGATTTCCCCTTCTGGGGCATCACCACCAAGACCATGCCCTACACCACCGGCAACAATGCCGGCATCCCGCTGATGAACGAAGTGGCGGGCAACCTGCGCGGCCACGGTTCGGTGATCATCAACGCGTCGTCGGCGGCCAAACTGGATATCAAGGACGGCGACTGGGTGGAGGTCAGCTCGGTGGTGGGCCACACCCGCGGCCGGGCCGCCCTGGTCCAGGGCTGCCGTCCCGACACCGTGGTCATTCCCGGCCAGTTCCAGCATTGGAAGACGCCCTATGCCAAGGACCTCAACTTCCCGTCGTTGAACACCATCACCCAGATGTCGCTGGAACTGACCGACGCCACCGGCTCGGGCGCCGACGTGGTGCGGGTGGCGCTGCGACGGGTCGACGGGCCGGGAGAACCGGCATGA